gACGGAGAGCTGCAGATCTGACTCGGGTCCGACTCCGGCGAGACAGAGCAAAGGCGAGCGGAGCAAAGCAGCAGCAACGTCGCAGGTAGGGGCGTCGGGCTACCGACGACTTCGGGGGAGCGGATCGGCGGCGGCCGGCAGAGGTGGCGCGGGGACAAAGAACACGAACGGAGAGCCGAAACAGCAACGGCGGAGACCGGGTAGGGCGACGGCGTCAAAGCGGAGGCGTCTTCGCAGGGGTGGCGGCGTTCTGTTCGGGACTTGCTGGCGGGGCGTCGAGCTCGCGGGCGACGGAGGGCTCCGGCGACAGGCGAGTCGGCGGTGTGGGCGTCGCAGGGGaacggcggcggctgcggcggttCGACGAAGGATCGAGCGCTGCGACGCGGAGGTGAGGAGCAGCAGCGGAGGGCAGAGCTTGGAGAAGACGAACAGTagctattttccttttttgtctttttctctctctccctctccgttGGTCGGTCACTTCTTACGTCTTCTCCCtctgctctctttttctctGCAACAGATCAGCAGAAAGGACAAAAAGCCTACTGGCCGGTCCCTTTTCCTCGGAGAACCGAAACccttttcacttcttcttcttcttcttcttcttcttctttttttgacttcttgactttttgtgtttttttttcgaCGAAGAGAAGCCCTCCTCAATGTTCTTCTCTCAAtggccgtatattcaatgtgtggctTCCTCCCAAAATCCTATACGACTAATTTATCTTAAGCATCACAGATCAGggtttaattttttcaaatcaatatccatgaagatttcttttttcaaatacaatatttgctttttcaaacacaatattttcttttaagaacgcaatatttgttaaataaatccgtaaaatctccCAGATGATATGGGCTTAGGCCGATTTACTCATTTCGTGGGCTTAGCCcaacttatcaaattaaagtttatgaaGCATCAATTCAAACACATCCGTCACCGGCCCAATGtcaatgcaaattaaaaataaatgcatataAAACTATATTCTTAtgtaattaactaattttttagggataaaatcaatcctaattttttaatgcaataaatgattaaacgggtcgccaaaatttaggtgtcaacaataccATAAATCAACATAACAATAAGCAATCCATAGATTCTGGACTCAACTTTGAAGAGGCAAAAACCATAATAAATGAGGCTAGATTGGGGCGTTCTATGTCTtgttggaaagatatttgaatcATCTTCGAATGTTGTGAAGACATTGAACATGAAAAAGCATAACAATTAGGTCGTTCCAAGGCAAACATCTAGACAATCCAATCAAGGATCTAAAATTGAAGAACAACATCATTCAAGCAATCAATCATCTGGAACCATAATCAATCATTCATATACATTCTAGATCATCTTAAACATCCTATAATAGGCATAATCATCACCAAACAACTCTAGGTGCGAGCTCTAGCCTCGATCTCCTAATGAGATCTCGCTTCATCGAGCTGGGGATTAGGCGTTTACCTCTGCGCCATTTTCAATGAAACGAACTCGATCAAGCTACAATCAAGACACCACAGCAACTCAAGGATGTTGAAGATCATCAATGGAACACCAATACACTAGAATAGGTCAGATTAGTGTCGATTGGCCATCGGTTTGCGGCTGGGCAAAATCGGGTCCGGTTGGACTCAGTTTGGATCGCCAATGAAGAAACAACCATCGAAGCTCGTCTAGTGGCTCTCCAATCAAACCCCAACCAGTAAAGGATCGGGATCGACAGTGGTTAGGCTTCCAAGGGTCCGCTACAAGCTGCCGAACATAAAGGTTGAAACCACTGGGCTTAATACCAATGAGAATGTCGGTCTTCAATGCCGTGAAGAGTAGCAGCTTGCGACGGAGGGGAACTGAGGATCGCCAGGGGTGGTAGCGCTACGTCAAGGATCATCGGCGTGAGGCCAGTACTAGTAGTGAGATGCGGCTAGGCGCAagtgaaaggagagagaaagagaacggtagagagagagagagagagagagagagagagagagagagagagagaggggtaaaTCATTATCACCCTCTCAAAATTTACATCTATTAAAGATGGCCTCACTTCACCTTTTCCTAAGGTTCATACCTCTCATGACGGGTTTATTTATTGTCTACGAGTTGTTTAAGACAATCTAGATGATAGTtaagagtcaccactagcctcgCTTTTAGGGATTAGCTAGAAAATCCAATCAAGGGTTGGGAGTAGTCACTCGATATCTACACAACCAGATATTCTAAAGTTCAAGGACTTAggttatattaatatttctattaatgccctttcggtacttaACAAaggtgtccatgcatttctttttactttttcgtGCAAATAAGAAATTGACTAAATGATCATGTATGGATGGTCAATTTCATgccattctatttctatttaaggagaaaatgaaagaaaacaatcaattgaaatttaaggACAATGCGATAAGTAAACACTCAAAACTATTCGAGGAAAACGATAAATCTAACATCCAATTCTAAAACAAAAGGtcaagcaaaagaaaggaaCCCACAACTCATTGTGCATTTATACAACACAAAACAACCCAAACATATATCAGGAAATGAATAGTACAAAATAGGTTCGGATTGGACATCGACCATTTGTCGTCTTCACATCTTCAAGAGTGCCACCTCCATAGGCCAATTCTAATTATAATCTAATACTAAGACTAGAATGTttataatatgaagaaaaggaatgcaCAACAAATGGACAAAAGCAATCATGGTCGAGAAATCAAGCCAATCTATTTAACTAATTAAACATGGCCTCAAGAAAAGGTAATGAGTGAAAGATGCTAATTAGGCAATCACACGTCTTTGTGAGAATATGTGTGTAAGCATTTATTTTACAGagatatcattaaaaaaagtcattgatAATGGAGAAGGTAATGAGTGAAAGATGCTAACTAGGCATAGAAAAACAATCAGGCTTTTATTGTAGAAATTTAGGTTGGATCATCCCTAAAGATAATCTCAAGTTGAGAGAAATTTCCTTCACAAGTCCAACTAACTTGCCAGTATAAAATGATGGCACACTCAGGACCATTTTCAGAATCACCTAATAGTAATTTAAGATTGTCTTTTTAACAACTGATTTTTAACTAATGCATCAGTAAAAGTAAAAAGTCGAGATTAGGTTTTCCGATCATGACGAAACCATTTTCTCGATCAAAAAGtgtctttttcatttctttttcattagttCATCATTTATGCTGATTTCTTAAGTATTTccattatacaaaaaaaaaaagtcaaaagttgacTTTTGAGTTGACTTTTTTAGTCTATCATTTAACCAAAAAAGTCAATCCCGagtcaaaatttgactttttgtgtaAAAAGTTACCAATTGGtcctaatttcactttggccacagtagttttcaaaaaaatcaaagtttttatcataaaataaatattttagtgATAAGTCACTAAATGGTtaactttgaccaaaaaaattgagaaatgtaaaaactcaaaaatcatctcattttagtttcaatttgactttggcattgaaaattttgccaaaatcaattaagaacctcatttttcgaatttttctattttggtctCAAAGTcggccaaaaaaattattttcattctaGTCATATTTTAGTTTTGCTTTCTTCACAACATTTGATATAGAGGTTATCTCACATTCActcatttggaaaattttatgatttggcATGTCAAGATTAAAATTGTTGTTTTCAGCCCTAATTTGAGGTCCCGATCAATTCTTCATGGTTTAAGGGGTAACATCCTAAATCTACTCATTTTCTCAAACCGAATTCAAATCCGAGGTAAATTTGGTAAATTCACTTGGGAACTTTCCAatttgatagttttttttttttttgtcaaaaggtGGGAATTTATTTATATCATAGGCGGAAACCGCGAAGGCCCACTATTGGGGCATCTATACATAATAAAGCCCAAAGGGCAGAGGGAGGAGAGGCCCGCCAATTCAAAGGAAGGGTCTTCATTCGGTGATGGCGTGCGGCCCAGTCAACTACAGAGTTTGCAGATCGTGGACAGTGGGCCAGTTCCACTTGCGACATGTTATGAAGCAGagttctgttggagaaatcctctggaagagttttgaagttgacaaaacgtttccatcgtctagtccgaaggcttgcgactcgctatttaaagtctgaagacctctggacagctagactcaagactcaaagtctatcctcattaatAGTTTCTAAtctgttgaagaaaggctatccagaacttgatgtttcattaaggatgtggccttatcgattggagaagatctcttggctggatatgacataacggaattctttatttgatcataattgattcgaagattaaagatccgatgattagtaaagtaaacttggaaggttctacttatggaaatcgagatcctgattgtatgggcgaacatgattgatgggctatcgacatgttcctttaatagctcgaatgatcttcctaattgattccgtctaacgggtaaattggaagaattcctttggtatgtgccaacgggtatgatggcatgaaggagtatataaggaagacgttctagttgttcgagtgtgtgcacgatagaagaattccaaagtctgaagctccttgttcttagtcaattcatttgttgagcaaaatcgtgtaaacaaaagagagtctatattcgtgagaaactttgaagaagtgtggtagaacatctacactgtaatcaaggaaaagctatgctgtaacttctcttttgttcatagtgaaatccagccggtgggctgttagtgcggaagagtggacgtaggcttggaataagccaaaccactataaatcttgtgtttatttctctcttccctaacatttactttactttgattgtattttcctttctaatgATTGCCTAGAATcacttccgtatctcgagaatttgtttgtgcacctattcacccctcctaggtgcttatactagctatccgaattggtattagagcctgtgtactcaccttgtttgaagtgttttacttcagagttaaagatccatggctagtatgttggctccaggactggtagaagggcaaagcaatactagaccaccttactttgatggaaatgattacaacatatggaaaaacaagatgaaagcgatcctaagatcaaaggatcctttggaatgcgacgttgtagaaaaaagaatcattcctaaagctgcatctgtctcagaaagaggaaaagatgctgttgagtctagcgaaatgactcaggaagagataatcaagagacaagctcttgatgcaaaagcaatttattccttatattatgctttatcccctactaaatataacagaatatcttcgtGTGTTACAGCCAAACAAGTCTGGGatatattacatattacctatgaaggaatcgatcgagtgaaagaaactagaatcaacattctcctcggccaatatgaagcctttaaaatgaaaccaggagaatctataactgatatgtttagtcgttttacagatgtTGTGAACGGTCTTGAAattcaag
This region of Eucalyptus grandis isolate ANBG69807.140 chromosome 8, ASM1654582v1, whole genome shotgun sequence genomic DNA includes:
- the LOC120287103 gene encoding serine/arginine repetitive matrix protein 1-like, which produces MREKKRAEGEDVRSDRPTEREREKKTKKENSYCSSSPSSALRCCSSPPRRSARSFVEPPQPPPFPCDAHTADSPVAGALRRPRARRPASKSRTERRHPCEDASALTPSPYPVSAVAVSALRSCSLSPRHLCRPPPIRSPEVVGSPTPLPATLLLLCSARLCSVSPESDPSQICSSPSARRRRRSCSGRDPPSPATVAPVCDAAAALLLPALSVSRNSALQLRLCSDQRQTLLLPSTAGPALPRSHHRSSSPEPVAEPPCCQVSSAAPGCNP